From Paralcaligenes sp. KSB-10:
ACGCCAGTCCAAAATAATGGTTCGCAGCAAGCAGGCATCCCCATCCACTGTTCCGCTCCTGCAGGAATAAAGGCTGCGCACTACGGATCAAGCGGAAACCGACACGACAATCTTTCCCACATGCAGATTCGCTTCCATATAGGCCTTCGCCGCCTCTAGCTGATCGAATGGATAGGTCTTGTCGATCATTGGCCGAATGCGGCCGTCGGCGAACATCGGCAGGATATCGGCGACAAAACCCTCGACGAGAGGCAGGCGCTGTGCCGGCCCGCGCAGCCTGTTGGAAACGCCGAAAAGGGTCAAGCGTTTCGAATGCAGGGCGGCGATATCGATTTCGCTTGTCAATACTCCGTCGACATGCCCCACTATGGCCAGGCGCCCCTCGAAGGCCAGCGTACCAATGCATTCCGCGAACATCGTGCCTCCCACGGTGTTCACGGCAAGATTGGCTCCCCTGCCCTGGGTGGCCTCCATCACGGCATCATGAAAATCGGCGCGCCGGGTGCACAAGCCAAGGTCCAGGCCAAGTTCCTGTAGCCGGCCGATTTTGTCGGCCGATCCTGAAGTGCCGATCACCCTGGCCCCCAGCGCCTTGGCGGTTTGCAGCGCCGCCACGCCCACGCCCGACGACACACCGGTTACCAGCAGCCACTGACCGGCAGCCAAACGTCCCTGCACGACGAGCATGTCGTAAACCACCATGAATGCCAGCGGGATGGCCGCAGCCTCTTCCCATGACAGATTGTCGGGCACTCTCATGGTGTCGGCCGTTTCCACCAGGGAGTATTCAGAAAAGGCGCCACGGCAGCGGCCCATGACCCGGTCGCCCACCTTCAGACCCTCCACAGCCGGGCCAAGCTTCACGATATCGCCGGCGCCTTCATGGCCGGCTGCCTTGATTGTGTCCGACTTGTCATGCTGACCATGGCCAGCCATCAATTCGCCACGGTTCAGACCTGCCGCGCGCACGCGAATCAGCACCTGGTTCGGCCCTGGCTCCGGTATAGCCAATTCACGCAATTCCAGCGATGTATGCGTGTCTATCGTTTTGATTCCATACGACTGCATTGTGTTTCCTTTTCCGAGGCAATACTACGATCCAAACTACTTGCATAGCTGCTGGCGCGAGGGCCTAGGCCGCTTGCGGCTCCAACTGTGGCGCCTCGAGATGCCGGAACACCAGGGCCGAGGCCAGCGTGACAAGGCCCACACTGATGAATGTGATCCGGAATGCCGTCTCCAGGCCCATGCCGGAAAATATCGAAACCAGGCCGCCCCCCATCGACACGCCCAGGCCCATGGCCAGCATCTGCACCATCGAGAACAGGCTGTTGCCTGCACCCGCATCCTGGCTGGACAAGCCCTTGAGCGTAACTCCGTTCATGGCCGCATATTGCATGGAATTGCAGGCCCCGAAAAGGACCAGGATCGAAACTTCCAGCGCCAGCGGCGTACTTGCCGAGAAGGACGCGAAACCAGCTATCGAGACTCCGACAAGCACCGTATTCCAGATCAGGAACGCGTCGTAGCCATAGCGCCTGATCAGCGGAGCGATCCAGCTTTTTGCGATGGTTCCCGCGATCGCCGCCGGCAGCAGCATCAGGCCGGAATGCAGGGGGCTATAGCCCAGATGCAACTGCAGCAACAGGGGCAGCAGAAAGGGTACCGCGCTGGAGCCAACCCGGCACACCAGATTGCCCATCAGTCCGACACTGAAATTGGGTTCGCGGAACAGACTCAGCCGGAAGAGCGGATTTTTCCGGTGCCGCGCATGGGGAATGTACGCCAGCGCGGCGGCCGCGCTGAGCGCGAGCAAGACTCCCGAGATGAGCAGCCTGTGGTCGTGCACAGGACTTTCAACCGCGAGCGAAAACGCCACCATGCACAGGGACAGCAAGCCGCAGCCGATAAAATCGAACGATGGAGCGCCGGATACCGCGTCGCTGGGCAGGAAGCGGCGCACGGCCATCATGCCGGCCAGGCCGATAGGCACATTGATAAGGAAGATCAGATGCCAGGAAAAGGACTGGACGAACCAGCCGCCCATGGTGGGGCCCAGAATAGGCCCCACCTGGCCGGCCACGGAAATCATGGCGAGGGCCGCCACATAGGCCTCGCCCCTGATGGCGCGCAGCACGACGAGCCGGCCGATCGGCACCAGCATCGCTCCGCCGGCGCCCTGGACAACCCGTGCCGCCACCAGTTGCGCCAGGGAATGCGCCCCCGCACAACATAGCGAACCTATGACGAACAACAGGATGGACACGAAATAAACACGCCGCGAGCCGTAGCGGTCGGCGAGCCAACCGGAGGCCGGCGTCAAGAGCGCCATTGTCAGCGTGTAGGCAATGATGATGGATTGCGTCGCCAGCGGCTGGACTCCCAGGCTGTGGGCGATCGAGGGCAAAGCGGTATTGACGATGGTTGTGTCCAGCGTCTGCATGAAGAAGCCGCCGGCGGCTATCCACAGAAGCGCCCTGTGAGGAGAAGTTTTGGACATTGCAGGAAAATGCTGCGA
This genomic window contains:
- a CDS encoding MFS transporter → MSKTSPHRALLWIAAGGFFMQTLDTTIVNTALPSIAHSLGVQPLATQSIIIAYTLTMALLTPASGWLADRYGSRRVYFVSILLFVIGSLCCAGAHSLAQLVAARVVQGAGGAMLVPIGRLVVLRAIRGEAYVAALAMISVAGQVGPILGPTMGGWFVQSFSWHLIFLINVPIGLAGMMAVRRFLPSDAVSGAPSFDFIGCGLLSLCMVAFSLAVESPVHDHRLLISGVLLALSAAAALAYIPHARHRKNPLFRLSLFREPNFSVGLMGNLVCRVGSSAVPFLLPLLLQLHLGYSPLHSGLMLLPAAIAGTIAKSWIAPLIRRYGYDAFLIWNTVLVGVSIAGFASFSASTPLALEVSILVLFGACNSMQYAAMNGVTLKGLSSQDAGAGNSLFSMVQMLAMGLGVSMGGGLVSIFSGMGLETAFRITFISVGLVTLASALVFRHLEAPQLEPQAA
- a CDS encoding zinc-binding dehydrogenase; translation: MQSYGIKTIDTHTSLELRELAIPEPGPNQVLIRVRAAGLNRGELMAGHGQHDKSDTIKAAGHEGAGDIVKLGPAVEGLKVGDRVMGRCRGAFSEYSLVETADTMRVPDNLSWEEAAAIPLAFMVVYDMLVVQGRLAAGQWLLVTGVSSGVGVAALQTAKALGARVIGTSGSADKIGRLQELGLDLGLCTRRADFHDAVMEATQGRGANLAVNTVGGTMFAECIGTLAFEGRLAIVGHVDGVLTSEIDIAALHSKRLTLFGVSNRLRGPAQRLPLVEGFVADILPMFADGRIRPMIDKTYPFDQLEAAKAYMEANLHVGKIVVSVSA